In Ostrea edulis chromosome 6, xbOstEdul1.1, whole genome shotgun sequence, a single window of DNA contains:
- the LOC125663137 gene encoding uncharacterized protein LOC125663137 isoform X2, which produces MFTMQKGNQGKSCEICSEIIKDKKSYRQVKSNVDFCQLFLELNLEEDGYVCKFCVNKLNRLLRIDDDIKTKVAKLTEKRNELFAELKNAVGSKVLTPVIKKRGRQKNTPTPRKLKVHRLLSFPNSPGASDVRNPADSIKPLRDESAGERSQQAADVLDEQIQPLVVDSVQPDSQTKLYHEKDFDVKITVKYGSKYRSLVVHDPIKQAICKAMFNNSKTFVHHLMKTDQYKKIVVQVICKEIRKEISEICRKKDNQLHYNTEIKDWKSLLQYFNQRAPITASLLKSVIPKDVKESEIEGHKLISLCTGFSVLLYSRNNTLSRLQYTIGLILDQCGATKESLEQILR; this is translated from the exons ATGTTTACGATGCAAAAAGGTAACCAAGGGAAAAGTTGTGAAATATGTAGCGAaattatcaaagacaaaaaatcCTACAGACAGGtgaaatcaaatgtagatttttGTCAGTTATTTTTAGAACTGAACTTGGAAGAAGACGGTTACGTTTGCAAGTTTTGTGTTAACAAGTTAAATAGACTTCTCAGAATTGACGACGACATTAAAACGAAAGTAGCGAAGTTGACCGAGAAACGGAATGAGTTGTTTGCAGAATTAAAAAATGCTGTCGGTAGCAAAGTACTTACACCTGTCATTAAAAAACGGGGACGACAAAAAAACACACCAACACCCCGTAAACTAAAGGTCCATCGCTTGTTGTCATTCCCAAATTCTCCTGGAGCTAGTGACGTGCGTAACCCAGCTGATTCCATAAAGCCATTGAGAGATGAATCAGCAGGAGAGAGATCTCAGCAAGCTGCAGATGTATTGGATGAACAAATTCAGCCCTTAGTTGTAGACAGTGTACAACCTGATTCACAAACTAAGTTATACCATGAAAAGGACTTTGATGTCAAG ATCACAGTAAAGTATGGAAGCAAATATAGGTCTTTAGTTGTTCATGATCCCATCAAACAAGCGATATGCAAAGCTATGTTCAACAACAGTAAAACTTTTGTACATCACTTGATGAAGACAGACCAGTACAAGAAAATTGTAGTTCAAGTCATTTGTAAGGAGATACGCAAGGAAATCAGCGAAATTTGCAGAAAAAAAGATAATCAGCTGCATTACAACACTGAAATTAAAGACTGGAAAAGTCTTCTGCAATATTTCAACCAGCGAGCTCCTATTACTGCATCATTGTTAAAAAGTGTTATACCAAAGGATGTTAAAGAGAGTGAAATTGAAGGGCATAAACTGATAAGCCTCTGCACTGGGTTTTCAGTTTTGTTGTACAGCAGAAACAACACCCTATCAAGACTGCAGTACACTATTGGACTGATATTGGATCAATGTGGTGCCACCAAAGAG TCCTTGGAACAAATACTCAGGTGA
- the LOC125663137 gene encoding uncharacterized protein LOC125663137 isoform X3 — MQMKQVCISGCDREKKKVELKVKVLTYVNMIDVQSSEAPYFQFFSEGLAVWKAYSIGRGILLPWSQVGRINKTIEIQTVSDWSIDHDTMNKTCQQILEYFSAPRTAACVCMSSCQKTVVANILIRKCDSENLDISDGAKRVYAKKLEDLYPKRELKECMPKNWRICTLSGNILSQYLFQKMN, encoded by the exons ATGCAGATGAAACAG GTATGCATTTCAGGCTGTGATAGAGAAAAAAAGAAGGTGGAATTGAAAGTTAAGGTTTTGACATATGTGAACATGATTGATGTCCAGTCATCAGAGGCTCCATACTTCCAATTTTTCAGTGAAGGCCTCGCAGTCTGGAAAGCATATTCCATCGGAAGAG GAATACTGCTACCATGGAGTCAGGTTGGTCGTATCAACAAGACCATAGAAATTCAAACTGTCTCGGACTGGAGCATTGACCACGAC ACTATGAACAAGACATGTCAGCAAATCTTAGAGTATTTCAGTGCCCCCAGAACAGCAGCATGTGTATGTATGTCTTCATGCCAGAAAACAGTTGTTGCCAACATTTTGATACGAAAATGTGATAGTGAGAATCTCGATATATCTGACGGAGCTAAAAGAGTGTATGCCAAAAAACTGGAGGATCTGTACCCTAAGCGGGAGCTAAAAGAGTGTATGCCAAAAAACTGGAGGATCTGTACCCTAAGCGGGAATATATTATCCCAGTACCTGTTCCAGAAAATGAACTAG
- the LOC125663137 gene encoding uncharacterized protein LOC125663137 isoform X1, whose translation MFTMQKGNQGKSCEICSEIIKDKKSYRQVKSNVDFCQLFLELNLEEDGYVCKFCVNKLNRLLRIDDDIKTKVAKLTEKRNELFAELKNAVGSKVLTPVIKKRGRQKNTPTPRKLKVHRLLSFPNSPGASDVRNPADSIKPLRDESAGERSQQAADVLDEQIQPLVVDSVQPDSQTKLYHEKDFDVKITVKYGSKYRSLVVHDPIKQAICKAMFNNSKTFVHHLMKTDQYKKIVVQVICKEIRKEISEICRKKDNQLHYNTEIKDWKSLLQYFNQRAPITASLLKSVIPKDVKESEIEGHKLISLCTGFSVLLYSRNNTLSRLQYTIGLILDQCGATKELGYSDQEFFWYISQSLEQILR comes from the exons ATGTTTACGATGCAAAAAGGTAACCAAGGGAAAAGTTGTGAAATATGTAGCGAaattatcaaagacaaaaaatcCTACAGACAGGtgaaatcaaatgtagatttttGTCAGTTATTTTTAGAACTGAACTTGGAAGAAGACGGTTACGTTTGCAAGTTTTGTGTTAACAAGTTAAATAGACTTCTCAGAATTGACGACGACATTAAAACGAAAGTAGCGAAGTTGACCGAGAAACGGAATGAGTTGTTTGCAGAATTAAAAAATGCTGTCGGTAGCAAAGTACTTACACCTGTCATTAAAAAACGGGGACGACAAAAAAACACACCAACACCCCGTAAACTAAAGGTCCATCGCTTGTTGTCATTCCCAAATTCTCCTGGAGCTAGTGACGTGCGTAACCCAGCTGATTCCATAAAGCCATTGAGAGATGAATCAGCAGGAGAGAGATCTCAGCAAGCTGCAGATGTATTGGATGAACAAATTCAGCCCTTAGTTGTAGACAGTGTACAACCTGATTCACAAACTAAGTTATACCATGAAAAGGACTTTGATGTCAAG ATCACAGTAAAGTATGGAAGCAAATATAGGTCTTTAGTTGTTCATGATCCCATCAAACAAGCGATATGCAAAGCTATGTTCAACAACAGTAAAACTTTTGTACATCACTTGATGAAGACAGACCAGTACAAGAAAATTGTAGTTCAAGTCATTTGTAAGGAGATACGCAAGGAAATCAGCGAAATTTGCAGAAAAAAAGATAATCAGCTGCATTACAACACTGAAATTAAAGACTGGAAAAGTCTTCTGCAATATTTCAACCAGCGAGCTCCTATTACTGCATCATTGTTAAAAAGTGTTATACCAAAGGATGTTAAAGAGAGTGAAATTGAAGGGCATAAACTGATAAGCCTCTGCACTGGGTTTTCAGTTTTGTTGTACAGCAGAAACAACACCCTATCAAGACTGCAGTACACTATTGGACTGATATTGGATCAATGTGGTGCCACCAAAGAG CTTGGATATTCAGATCAGGAATTTTTTTGGTACATTTCACAGTCCTTGGAACAAATACTCAGGTGA